The proteins below come from a single Gordonia sp. X0973 genomic window:
- a CDS encoding lytic transglycosylase domain-containing protein, which translates to MTGIAFWRRAQGPTRPRAGRRILVAGFGTSVLGAMVIGAATSSSAGGTHLVPTADEAASVTQVAGIAPLDFNAAAAFAPPKVTGNPMVSPQFRLAAGIPPGPLGIPGVVLQAYKLAATRMASEGPACKLPWFLLAGIGRIESGHAGNGNVDEYGNTRTSILGPALDGTLAGNEVIHDSNGQAARAMGPMQFIPSTWAAWGSDGNGDGKADPNNIFDATYSAGRYLCAGVNDIMAGNNSVNAVFRYNHSMAYVTNVLAWAAAYSTGVMPTQGIPDMHATPVDKPVKPEKPGDKPRKPGDPADPADPRDADPDGTAPETTPKKQKAKKPDCFIVCLPPELGGPQQAPRPAPGPRQNPAAPQNRPDGRSNQPNRQAPLVPLPGAITN; encoded by the coding sequence ATGACAGGGATCGCGTTCTGGCGTCGCGCACAGGGGCCCACGCGCCCGCGTGCGGGTCGTCGGATCCTGGTCGCCGGTTTCGGCACGTCCGTGCTCGGCGCCATGGTGATCGGCGCGGCCACCTCCAGCTCGGCCGGCGGCACCCACCTGGTGCCGACCGCCGACGAGGCCGCGAGCGTCACCCAGGTCGCCGGGATAGCCCCGTTGGACTTCAACGCGGCGGCGGCCTTCGCCCCGCCGAAGGTCACCGGCAACCCGATGGTCTCCCCCCAGTTCCGGCTGGCCGCGGGCATTCCGCCCGGCCCGCTCGGCATCCCGGGCGTCGTGCTGCAGGCGTACAAACTCGCCGCCACGCGGATGGCCTCGGAGGGCCCCGCCTGCAAGCTGCCGTGGTTCCTGCTGGCCGGGATCGGGCGCATCGAGTCGGGCCATGCCGGTAACGGCAACGTCGACGAATACGGCAACACCCGGACGTCGATCCTCGGCCCCGCTCTCGACGGCACCTTGGCCGGCAACGAGGTGATCCACGACTCCAACGGCCAGGCGGCGCGGGCGATGGGACCGATGCAGTTCATCCCCAGCACCTGGGCGGCGTGGGGATCGGACGGCAACGGCGACGGCAAGGCCGACCCGAACAACATCTTCGACGCGACCTACTCCGCGGGCCGCTACCTGTGCGCCGGGGTCAACGACATCATGGCCGGCAACAACTCCGTCAACGCGGTGTTCCGCTACAACCACTCGATGGCCTACGTGACCAATGTGCTGGCGTGGGCCGCGGCCTACTCCACCGGGGTCATGCCGACCCAGGGCATCCCGGATATGCACGCCACCCCCGTCGACAAGCCGGTGAAGCCCGAGAAGCCCGGCGACAAGCCCCGCAAGCCGGGCGATCCCGCGGATCCGGCCGATCCGCGCGACGCCGATCCGGACGGCACGGCCCCCGAGACGACTCCGAAGAAGCAGAAGGCGAAGAAGCCGGACTGCTTCATCGTCTGCCTGCCGCCCGAACTCGGCGGCCCGCAGCAGGCGCCGCGCCCCGCCCCCGGCCCGCGCCAGAACCCGGCTGCGCCGCAGAACCGTCCCGACGGGCGCAGCAACCAGCCGAACCGGCAGGCACCGCTCGTCCCGCTGCCCGGCGCCATCACCAACTAG
- a CDS encoding LCP family protein, producing MDRPIPTRGARPAPQQRNGRRPAPQQIPGGRGRPTRTSSGEIHTREPQPAARPTKRQTRADAPARAPQEGRRPAPPGQRPRPDGSGQPRPRPAKPRTAETVGGPKRPGEPKRARKPKAAAKTAQPEAAKAKPVKPKPSGDSGTPPTEPPTPRRGFFSSGGGRRRVHQAGQLVVALLSVATLAIAGYSWKSTTDVTAAITQLGGLDLGGAQDGAVDILLVGTDSRTDAKGVPLTSRELRWLRAGDDISTNTDTILLIRVPNNGASATAISIPRDAYVDVPGLGKSKINAAYGATKEKVRRTEVEHGGNPDKAERDGTQAGRKALIGAVDDLTGVKVDHYAEVGLLGFALLTNAVGGVDVCLKAPVRDVYSGAKFRQGRQTLNGPKALSFVRQRHGLPRGDLDRITRQQVFMASLAQKMLSAKVLTDSATMKKLQTAVSRSVVIDDGWDILSFAEKLRDLSGGKVRFATIPIVTEEGWNEEGQSIVQVDPKAVHAFTNDLLEDKSTKKQKAGKDGYAVDVVNAGTIDGLASNVSNILTAKGFGPGQTSTKPMNERDSIIFTRSADDDIAKQLSETLGGVAIRSDPTMPARHARVVLTNTYYGPGSIMDTSPQPDAQKVAAAKRRAADRAGSARAPITAATNGPMCVN from the coding sequence GTGGATAGACCCATTCCGACGCGCGGCGCGCGACCGGCGCCCCAGCAGCGCAACGGTCGTCGCCCGGCTCCGCAGCAGATCCCCGGCGGCCGCGGTCGGCCCACGCGCACCTCCTCGGGCGAAATCCACACCCGCGAACCCCAACCGGCGGCCCGCCCCACCAAACGACAGACACGCGCCGACGCCCCCGCCCGCGCGCCACAGGAGGGCCGCCGCCCCGCGCCTCCCGGTCAGCGGCCCCGCCCCGACGGAAGCGGCCAACCCCGCCCCCGTCCGGCCAAGCCTCGCACCGCGGAAACGGTCGGCGGGCCCAAGCGCCCGGGCGAGCCCAAACGCGCGCGCAAGCCCAAGGCCGCGGCCAAGACCGCCCAGCCCGAAGCTGCCAAGGCCAAACCCGTCAAGCCCAAACCCTCCGGCGACTCCGGCACACCGCCGACCGAGCCGCCCACCCCGCGTCGCGGGTTCTTCTCGAGCGGCGGCGGACGCAGGCGGGTACACCAGGCCGGTCAGCTGGTCGTCGCACTCCTGTCGGTCGCGACGCTGGCGATCGCCGGGTACTCGTGGAAGTCGACCACCGACGTCACTGCCGCCATCACCCAGCTCGGCGGCCTGGACCTCGGCGGCGCCCAAGACGGCGCCGTCGACATCCTGCTCGTCGGCACCGACTCGCGCACCGACGCCAAGGGAGTGCCCCTGACCTCGCGCGAGCTGCGCTGGCTGCGCGCCGGCGACGACATCTCGACGAATACCGACACCATCCTGCTGATCCGCGTGCCGAACAACGGGGCGTCGGCGACGGCGATCTCGATCCCCCGCGACGCCTACGTCGACGTTCCCGGACTCGGCAAGAGCAAGATCAACGCCGCCTACGGCGCCACGAAGGAGAAGGTGCGGCGCACCGAGGTCGAGCACGGCGGCAACCCCGACAAGGCCGAGCGCGACGGCACGCAGGCCGGGCGCAAAGCGCTGATCGGCGCGGTCGACGACCTGACCGGAGTGAAGGTCGACCACTACGCCGAAGTCGGCCTCCTCGGATTCGCGCTGCTCACCAATGCCGTCGGCGGTGTCGACGTCTGCCTCAAAGCCCCCGTGCGCGACGTCTACTCGGGCGCCAAGTTCCGCCAGGGCCGGCAGACCCTCAACGGCCCCAAGGCGCTGAGCTTCGTGCGCCAGCGCCACGGGTTGCCGCGCGGCGACCTCGACCGCATCACCCGCCAGCAGGTCTTCATGGCCTCGCTGGCGCAGAAAATGCTGTCCGCCAAGGTCCTCACCGACTCCGCGACCATGAAGAAGCTGCAGACCGCCGTGTCCCGGTCGGTGGTCATCGACGACGGGTGGGACATCCTCTCCTTCGCCGAGAAGCTGCGCGACCTCTCCGGCGGCAAGGTCCGGTTCGCGACCATCCCGATCGTCACCGAGGAGGGGTGGAACGAGGAGGGCCAGTCGATCGTCCAGGTCGACCCGAAGGCCGTCCACGCCTTCACCAACGATCTCCTCGAGGACAAGTCCACGAAGAAGCAGAAGGCGGGCAAGGACGGCTACGCGGTCGACGTGGTCAATGCCGGCACCATCGACGGCTTGGCGTCGAACGTTTCCAACATCCTCACCGCGAAGGGCTTCGGCCCGGGCCAGACCTCGACCAAGCCGATGAACGAGCGCGACTCGATCATCTTCACCCGGTCGGCCGACGACGACATCGCCAAGCAACTCTCGGAGACCCTCGGCGGGGTGGCCATCCGGTCCGATCCGACGATGCCCGCGCGCCACGCCCGCGTCGTGCTGACCAACACCTACTACGGGCCGGGATCGATCATGGACACCAGTCCGCAGCCCGACGCGCAGAAGGTGGCCGCCGCCAAGCGGCGCGCCGCCGATCGCGCGGGTTCGGCTCGCGCGCCGATCACCGCCGCCACCAACGGCCCGATGTGCGTGAACTGA
- the sigE gene encoding RNA polymerase sigma factor SigE has protein sequence MIGATAQPIAEGDEFDADAPVGTAGFDATGDASMMPSWEELVAEHADRVYRLAYRLSGNQHDAEDLTQETFIRVFRSLSHYKPGTFEGWLHRITTNLFLDMVRRRGKIRMEALPEDYERVPAATPDPQQAYAEANLDPVLQAALDQLAPEFRAAVVLCDIEGLSYEEIAATLDVKMGTVRSRIHRGRQSIRDYLAANQEEWARSR, from the coding sequence ATGATCGGGGCCACCGCGCAGCCCATCGCCGAGGGCGACGAGTTCGACGCCGACGCGCCCGTCGGCACGGCCGGTTTCGACGCCACCGGAGACGCGTCCATGATGCCGTCCTGGGAAGAACTCGTGGCCGAGCACGCCGACCGGGTCTACCGTCTCGCATACCGGCTCTCCGGCAATCAGCACGACGCCGAGGACCTGACGCAGGAGACGTTCATCCGCGTCTTCCGCTCGCTGTCCCACTACAAGCCGGGGACCTTCGAAGGCTGGCTGCACCGCATCACCACCAACCTGTTCCTCGACATGGTCCGCCGCCGCGGCAAGATCCGCATGGAGGCGCTGCCCGAGGACTACGAACGCGTCCCCGCCGCCACCCCGGACCCGCAGCAGGCCTACGCCGAGGCGAATCTCGACCCGGTGCTGCAGGCGGCGCTTGACCAATTGGCGCCGGAGTTCCGCGCCGCCGTCGTCCTCTGTGACATCGAGGGCCTCTCGTACGAGGAGATCGCCGCCACCCTCGACGTGAAGATGGGCACCGTCCGCAGCCGGATCCACCGCGGTCGGCAGAGCATCCGCGACTATCTCGCCGCCAATCAGGAGGAATGGGCCCGGTCGCGCTGA
- a CDS encoding S1C family serine protease, producing MTNEEWADKGAIIPPRTPARPNPRTHAPISPQTTAVFGRPDGVEGSFASSAVATQKRPQPTVAAPDPVLAEAFGRPAGATDTLERDPDSRYGEEPEPEVDADPWRDPDSPARLSDPAKTRPEAVDPVEPGRKLGVHEVLFGGRIHWQALLALGAAALVIGLVGSLVGAYLAGGGSSSTGETVTLPANTGKGGDEPRSQVSRVVAAVEKAVVEIDVRTSGSASTGSGVIIDKAGYIVTNNHVVASAADDKSATTEVVFYDRTRVPATIVGRDPKSDLAVVKVDNVKNLTVANLGDSDKVQIGENVVAFGSPLGLDRTVTSGIVSATHRAIAEPPGEDGDDAVIDAIQTDAAINPGNSGGPLVDWQGHVIGINTMIQSTSGGSMGLGFAIPVNVVRPTAQTLINRGKIVHPTIGLNAASVRNQKVLGAEVKNVVADSPAAKAGLREKDVITKFNGRTIESSDELAVAIRTTQVGQKVDFTYWRDGRTFDGSIVPAGE from the coding sequence GTGACCAACGAAGAGTGGGCCGACAAGGGCGCCATCATCCCCCCGCGTACACCGGCCCGCCCGAACCCGCGCACGCACGCACCCATCTCCCCGCAGACGACGGCGGTCTTCGGCCGCCCCGACGGCGTCGAGGGCTCGTTCGCGTCGAGTGCCGTCGCGACGCAGAAGCGGCCGCAACCGACCGTCGCTGCGCCGGACCCGGTGCTGGCCGAGGCATTCGGTCGCCCGGCCGGCGCCACCGACACGCTCGAGCGCGACCCGGATTCGCGGTACGGCGAGGAGCCCGAACCCGAGGTCGACGCCGACCCGTGGCGCGACCCGGACAGTCCGGCCCGCCTGTCCGACCCGGCCAAGACCCGCCCGGAGGCGGTCGACCCGGTGGAACCGGGCCGCAAGCTCGGCGTCCACGAAGTCCTCTTCGGCGGGCGCATCCACTGGCAGGCACTGCTGGCCCTGGGGGCCGCGGCCCTGGTCATCGGTTTGGTCGGCAGCCTCGTCGGCGCCTATCTCGCCGGCGGCGGTTCGTCGTCGACCGGGGAGACCGTGACGCTGCCGGCGAACACCGGCAAGGGCGGCGACGAGCCGCGGTCACAGGTGTCGCGCGTGGTCGCCGCGGTCGAGAAGGCCGTCGTCGAGATCGACGTGCGCACGTCGGGGTCGGCGAGCACCGGCTCGGGTGTGATCATCGACAAGGCCGGGTACATCGTCACCAACAACCACGTCGTCGCTTCGGCCGCCGACGACAAGTCGGCCACCACCGAGGTGGTCTTCTATGACCGCACCCGCGTCCCGGCGACCATCGTCGGACGGGACCCGAAGAGCGACCTCGCCGTGGTGAAGGTCGACAACGTCAAGAACCTCACCGTCGCGAACCTGGGTGACTCGGACAAGGTGCAGATCGGCGAGAACGTCGTCGCGTTCGGCTCCCCGCTCGGCCTGGACCGGACCGTCACCTCCGGCATCGTCAGCGCCACGCACCGGGCCATCGCCGAGCCGCCCGGCGAGGACGGCGACGACGCGGTGATCGACGCCATCCAGACCGACGCGGCGATCAACCCGGGTAACTCCGGCGGCCCGCTCGTGGACTGGCAGGGCCACGTGATCGGCATCAACACGATGATCCAGTCGACCAGCGGCGGCTCGATGGGCCTGGGCTTCGCGATCCCGGTCAACGTCGTGCGGCCGACCGCGCAGACCCTGATCAACCGGGGCAAGATCGTGCATCCGACGATCGGGCTGAATGCCGCATCCGTGCGCAACCAGAAGGTGCTCGGTGCCGAGGTGAAGAACGTCGTCGCCGACAGCCCGGCCGCGAAGGCGGGGCTGCGCGAGAAGGATGTCATCACCAAGTTCAACGGCCGCACCATCGAATCCTCCGACGAGCTGGCCGTCGCGATCCGCACGACGCAGGTCGGGCAGAAGGTCGACTTCACGTATTGGCGCGATGGTCGGACCTTCGACGGTTCGATCGTCCCCGCCGGCGAATAG
- the tatB gene encoding Sec-independent protein translocase protein TatB — MFANLGWGEVLVLIAAGLIILGPERLPGAISSGFAWLRKAREYVSGATADLRDEMGTDFDEFREPLRQLGELRSTNPRTLVTKHLLGGDDSLLDPRTYTDQDFGPSEGAAGRRSRKSAAEDGAAGSAARHDITDWDAT, encoded by the coding sequence GTGTTCGCGAATCTCGGTTGGGGCGAGGTGCTGGTGCTCATCGCGGCGGGGTTGATCATCCTCGGTCCCGAACGCCTGCCGGGTGCGATCAGCTCGGGATTCGCGTGGCTGCGCAAGGCGCGCGAATACGTCAGCGGCGCCACGGCCGACCTGCGCGACGAGATGGGCACGGACTTCGACGAGTTCCGCGAGCCGCTGCGGCAACTGGGCGAACTCCGGTCCACCAACCCCCGCACCCTGGTCACCAAGCACCTGCTGGGCGGTGACGATTCGCTGCTGGACCCCCGGACCTACACCGACCAGGACTTCGGGCCGTCGGAGGGCGCGGCTGGTCGTCGGAGCCGGAAATCCGCGGCGGAGGACGGCGCGGCCGGGTCGGCCGCGCGCCACGACATCACAGACTGGGACGCCACCTAG
- a CDS encoding O-methyltransferase — translation MTDNSYVESAIVEDDALVAARLRAEELGAPTISPAVGALLALLARATGAKSVVDVGTGVGVAGLWLLAGMADDGVLTTIDPESEYQQAAREAFAAAEIPIGRTRLINGSPVEVLPRLADASYELVFLDGEVLDHPRFIGEAVRILRPGGVVVCHHAEAMDPAQSGPVADAVRATALAVADDDRFLPVLIPLGAGLLAAAKAR, via the coding sequence GTGACGGACAACTCCTATGTCGAGTCGGCCATCGTCGAGGACGATGCCCTGGTCGCCGCCCGCCTCCGCGCCGAAGAACTGGGCGCGCCCACGATCTCCCCCGCGGTCGGCGCGCTGCTGGCCCTGTTGGCCCGTGCGACCGGCGCGAAGTCGGTCGTGGACGTGGGGACCGGCGTCGGGGTAGCGGGCCTCTGGCTGCTCGCCGGGATGGCCGACGACGGCGTGCTCACCACGATCGATCCTGAGTCGGAGTATCAACAGGCCGCGCGCGAGGCTTTCGCCGCCGCCGAGATCCCGATCGGGCGCACCCGACTCATCAACGGCTCACCCGTCGAGGTGCTGCCGCGCCTGGCCGACGCCAGTTATGAACTGGTCTTCCTCGACGGCGAGGTGCTCGACCACCCGCGGTTCATCGGCGAGGCGGTCCGGATCCTGCGTCCGGGCGGCGTGGTGGTCTGCCACCACGCGGAGGCGATGGATCCCGCGCAAAGCGGTCCGGTGGCCGACGCCGTCCGCGCGACCGCGCTCGCGGTCGCCGACGACGATCGCTTCCTGCCGGTGCTGATCCCGCTCGGCGCCGGGCTGTTGGCCGCCGCGAAGGCGCGCTGA
- the rfbD gene encoding dTDP-4-dehydrorhamnose reductase: MRVFVTGGDGQLGTALRDTCPEPGALVSLTSADLDITDADRVADWGASLRPDDLILNCAAYTRVDDAEANIDAATAVNAVGPANLARATAGSGARLIHLSTDYVFDGPAAPEPSGRTTPYEPTDTGGEPPSVYGRTKLAGERAVRAADPRATIIRTAWVYTGAPESNDFVATMRRLAGERERLTVVDDQRGSPTYAHDLADGLWEVIGRDAGRGAILHATNAGETTWYGLAREVFAVTGLDPDRVGACGTADFPRPAPRPAYSVLSSRSWTEAGLTPLRDWRDAVAAALVG; the protein is encoded by the coding sequence ATGCGTGTTTTCGTCACCGGCGGCGACGGCCAACTCGGCACCGCGTTGCGCGACACCTGCCCCGAACCCGGCGCCCTCGTCTCGCTCACGTCCGCGGACCTCGACATCACCGACGCCGACCGCGTCGCCGACTGGGGTGCCTCGCTGCGCCCCGACGACCTGATCCTGAACTGCGCCGCCTACACCCGCGTCGACGACGCGGAGGCGAACATCGACGCCGCCACCGCGGTGAACGCGGTCGGGCCGGCGAATCTGGCCCGGGCGACCGCGGGTTCGGGAGCCCGGCTGATCCACCTCTCGACCGACTACGTCTTCGACGGCCCCGCCGCCCCCGAGCCGTCCGGACGCACCACCCCGTACGAGCCGACGGACACCGGCGGCGAGCCGCCCAGCGTCTACGGGCGGACCAAACTCGCCGGTGAGCGCGCTGTGCGCGCCGCCGACCCGCGCGCGACGATCATCCGCACCGCCTGGGTCTACACCGGTGCGCCGGAGAGCAACGACTTCGTGGCCACGATGCGCCGACTCGCCGGTGAGCGCGAGCGGCTCACCGTCGTCGACGACCAGCGCGGGTCGCCCACCTATGCCCACGACCTCGCCGATGGCCTGTGGGAGGTGATCGGCCGCGACGCCGGTCGGGGTGCGATCCTGCACGCCACCAACGCGGGGGAGACCACCTGGTACGGGCTGGCGCGGGAGGTCTTCGCGGTCACCGGACTCGATCCGGACCGGGTGGGCGCCTGCGGCACCGCGGATTTCCCCCGCCCCGCACCGCGTCCGGCGTACTCCGTGCTCTCCTCGCGGTCCTGGACCGAGGCCGGACTCACGCCGCTGCGCGACTGGCGCGATGCCGTGGCAGCGGCGCTCGTTGGTTAG
- a CDS encoding Mrp/NBP35 family ATP-binding protein — MSSAAPSEAAVRAALSKVNDPEIGKPITDLGMVKSITVGDDGAVDVVVYLTTSGCPMRTEISDRVRTAVADVPGVGAIDVALDVMDDEQRTELRKKLRGDKAEPVIPFAQPGSLTRVYAVASGKGGVGKSSVTVNLAAALAQRGLSVGVLDADIYGHSVPRMLGNDAKPTQVEQMIMPPIAHGVKFISIGQFTDGNTPVTWRGPMLHRALQQFLADVYWGDLDILLLDLPPGTGDVAISIAQLIPGAEILVVTTPQQAAAEVAERAGSIALQTRQKVLGVVENMSWLELPDGSRMHPFGEGGGEQVAQRLTQVIGAPVQLLGQIPLETSVREGGDAGVPVVLSAPDSPAGSALRAVAEKLAVQRRGLAGMSLGIDTARRG; from the coding sequence ATGAGTAGCGCAGCCCCCTCCGAAGCCGCCGTTCGCGCGGCGTTGAGCAAAGTCAACGACCCCGAGATCGGCAAGCCCATCACCGACCTCGGCATGGTCAAGTCGATCACCGTCGGCGACGACGGCGCCGTCGACGTCGTCGTCTACCTGACCACCTCCGGCTGTCCGATGCGCACCGAGATCAGCGACCGCGTGCGGACCGCGGTGGCCGACGTCCCCGGCGTCGGCGCCATCGACGTCGCCCTCGACGTCATGGACGACGAGCAGCGCACCGAACTGCGCAAGAAGTTGCGCGGCGACAAGGCCGAGCCGGTCATCCCCTTCGCCCAACCCGGCTCGCTGACCCGGGTCTACGCGGTGGCCTCCGGCAAGGGCGGCGTCGGCAAGTCCAGCGTCACGGTCAACCTGGCCGCCGCGCTGGCACAGCGCGGGCTCTCGGTCGGCGTGCTCGACGCCGACATCTACGGCCACTCGGTCCCCCGGATGCTCGGCAACGACGCGAAGCCGACGCAGGTGGAGCAGATGATCATGCCGCCGATCGCCCACGGCGTGAAGTTCATCTCGATCGGCCAGTTCACCGACGGCAACACCCCGGTCACGTGGCGCGGGCCGATGCTGCACCGCGCGCTGCAGCAGTTCCTCGCCGACGTCTACTGGGGCGATCTGGACATCCTGCTCCTCGACCTGCCGCCCGGCACCGGCGACGTCGCGATCTCCATCGCCCAGCTCATCCCGGGTGCCGAGATCCTGGTCGTCACCACGCCGCAGCAGGCCGCCGCGGAGGTGGCCGAGCGGGCCGGGTCGATCGCGCTGCAGACGCGGCAGAAGGTCCTCGGCGTCGTGGAGAACATGTCCTGGCTCGAGTTGCCCGACGGTTCCCGGATGCATCCCTTCGGCGAAGGCGGCGGCGAGCAGGTCGCGCAGCGCCTCACCCAGGTGATCGGCGCGCCCGTCCAGTTGCTGGGCCAGATCCCGCTGGAGACCTCGGTGCGCGAGGGCGGGGACGCGGGTGTGCCCGTCGTGCTGTCGGCCCCCGACTCGCCGGCCGGCTCCGCGCTGCGTGCGGTCGCCGAGAAGCTGGCCGTGCAGCGCCGCGGATTGGCCGGCATGAGCCTGGGTATCGACACCGCACGACGCGGCTGA
- a CDS encoding NDP-sugar synthase, translating to MSTPDVQAVVLVGGKGTRLRPLTLSAPKPMLPTAGEPFLTHLLSRIKAAGIDDVVLGTSFKAEVFEEYYGDGESLGMNLRYVTEAEPLGTGGGIRNVLPELTAPDILVFNGDVLGGTDVGEVLATHRRSGADVTLHLVRVGDPRAFGCVPTDEAGRVTAFLEKTQDPPTDQINAGTYVFKREVIEAIPAGRPVSVEREVFPELLARGRLVQGHVDQSYWRDMGTPEDFVRGSADLVRGIAPSPALGDRRGEFLVQEGASVDPAAVLIGGTVVGAGATVGRRARLDGAVVFNDAVIDEGAVVERSIIGRGARIGRRALVRDTVIGDGASVGAACELLRGARVWPGVEIPDGGIRFSTDV from the coding sequence GTGAGCACACCCGACGTCCAGGCCGTCGTCCTCGTCGGCGGCAAGGGCACCCGCCTGCGCCCGCTGACGCTGTCGGCGCCCAAGCCGATGCTTCCCACGGCCGGCGAACCGTTCCTCACCCATTTGCTCTCGCGGATCAAGGCGGCCGGGATCGACGACGTGGTGCTCGGCACCTCCTTCAAGGCCGAGGTGTTCGAGGAGTACTACGGCGACGGCGAATCCCTCGGGATGAACCTGCGCTATGTCACCGAGGCCGAGCCGCTGGGCACCGGCGGCGGTATCCGCAACGTGCTGCCGGAGCTGACCGCGCCGGACATCCTCGTGTTCAACGGCGACGTCCTCGGCGGAACCGACGTCGGCGAGGTGCTGGCCACCCATCGACGCTCCGGCGCCGACGTGACCCTGCACCTGGTCCGCGTCGGCGACCCGCGCGCCTTCGGATGCGTGCCCACCGACGAAGCCGGTCGGGTGACGGCGTTCCTGGAGAAGACCCAGGACCCGCCGACCGACCAGATCAACGCCGGCACCTACGTGTTCAAGCGCGAGGTCATCGAGGCGATCCCGGCGGGCCGCCCGGTTTCGGTGGAGCGCGAGGTGTTCCCCGAGCTGCTGGCCCGCGGCCGCCTCGTCCAGGGCCACGTCGACCAGTCCTATTGGCGCGACATGGGCACGCCGGAGGACTTCGTGCGCGGCTCGGCCGACCTGGTGCGCGGAATCGCGCCGTCGCCCGCGCTGGGCGATCGGCGCGGCGAGTTCCTCGTCCAGGAGGGCGCCTCGGTGGATCCGGCCGCGGTCCTCATCGGCGGCACGGTCGTCGGCGCCGGGGCCACCGTGGGGCGGCGGGCCCGACTCGACGGGGCGGTCGTGTTCAACGACGCGGTGATCGACGAGGGAGCCGTGGTGGAACGCAGCATCATCGGCCGCGGTGCGCGCATCGGTCGTCGGGCCCTGGTCCGCGACACCGTCATCGGGGACGGGGCATCGGTGGGCGCCGCCTGCGAACTGCTGCGCGGCGCCCGCGTGTGGCCGGGGGTCGAGATCCCCGACGGCGGCATCCGCTTCTCCACCGACGTCTGA
- a CDS encoding glycosyltransferase family 2 protein: protein MTDQLAVVTVTYSSGDYVKAFLDTLAHATTLDPRVVIADNGSHDGAPEAAERDYERVTLVHTGANLGYGGAINRAVAEIDPEVEYIVVANPDVAWGPGSLDELLAAAQRWPKAGSLGPLIHEPDGSVYPSARRVPKLVSGTGHALLGAVWKNNPFTRSYLDEENAQTERPVGWLSGSCLLVRREAFDAIDGFDSRYFMYMEDVDLGDRLGKAGWLNVFVPSAEILHTKGHSAGKNPELMLPAHHASAYRFQADRNPGVLRAPLRWGLRAGLAIRSRVAVRSARRALDREAARSGGEQ, encoded by the coding sequence GTGACTGATCAGCTCGCCGTGGTGACGGTGACCTATTCGTCGGGGGACTACGTCAAGGCGTTCCTCGACACCCTCGCGCACGCGACCACCCTCGATCCCCGCGTCGTCATCGCGGACAACGGTTCGCACGACGGTGCGCCGGAGGCCGCCGAGCGCGACTACGAGCGGGTCACCCTGGTACACACCGGCGCCAATCTCGGATACGGCGGGGCGATCAACCGCGCCGTCGCCGAGATCGACCCGGAGGTCGAATACATCGTCGTCGCCAACCCCGACGTCGCCTGGGGGCCGGGATCGCTCGACGAGCTGCTGGCGGCCGCGCAGCGATGGCCGAAGGCGGGATCGCTGGGACCGCTGATCCACGAGCCGGACGGCAGCGTCTACCCGTCGGCGCGGCGGGTGCCCAAACTCGTCTCCGGTACCGGGCACGCGCTGCTCGGCGCGGTGTGGAAGAACAACCCCTTCACCCGCTCCTACCTCGACGAGGAGAACGCGCAGACCGAGCGCCCTGTCGGCTGGTTGTCCGGCTCCTGCCTGCTGGTCCGCCGAGAGGCGTTCGACGCTATCGACGGCTTCGACTCGCGGTACTTCATGTATATGGAGGACGTCGATCTCGGCGACCGGCTCGGCAAGGCCGGTTGGCTGAACGTATTCGTCCCCAGCGCCGAGATCCTGCACACCAAGGGCCACTCGGCCGGGAAGAACCCCGAGTTGATGCTGCCCGCACACCACGCCAGCGCCTATCGGTTCCAGGCCGACCGCAACCCCGGCGTCCTGCGGGCGCCGCTGCGGTGGGGGCTGCGGGCCGGGCTGGCGATACGATCGCGGGTCGCCGTGCGGTCGGCGCGACGCGCCCTCGACCGCGAGGCCGCCCGATCGGGAGGAGAACAGTGA